AAAGAAAAAGTAGGAACGATAAAATCAAAAGAAGATGCGAGAAGCTTCGAGGAGCTCATTAAGTTTCGCTCATACCTCGGCGATCAATCTCCATCGGTCAAAATGATTCTTGAACACTTGGCACTAATCCTGCCGGTGCTAAAATGAAATGCTAATGGAAATCAAAGACTCAATTTTCAAAGCGTACGATATTCGAGGCATCTATCCGACAGAGCTCAATGAAGAAATTATGTATGCAATCGGACAGGCTTTTGTAGAGATTGAAAAGCCGAAAACAGTTGTCGTGGGAAGAGATGTCAGGATAAGCGGGCCGTCGATGCAGAAAGCGCTTATCCAGGGGCTTCTAGATTCTGGAGTGGATGTTGTGGACATCGGACTTATTTCAACGGAAGAAATTTATTTCGCAACGGCATATTACAAATATGATGCGGGAATTTCCGTTACCGCTTCTCATAATCCTCGCGAATACACTGGAATGAAAATGGTCCGTAGGGGAGCGGAGCCCATTGCGGGAGAAGAGATTACAGTGCGACTCAAAAATAAGGCAAAAGAACTTCTTGGCAAGAAAGTTTCGGCAAAAAAGAAAGGGAAGCTAAGCACCAAAGACATCCACGAAGATTTCAGGAAATTTGTGCTTGGGTTTATTGATACAAAGAAAATAAAGTCATTCAAGGTTGTAGCGAATCCAAATTTCGGCTTTCAGGGAGAACTCGTGAAGCTTGTGTGCCGAGATTTGCCGATTACGTGGAGTTTTTTAAATGGAGAACCTGACGGTAATTTCCCGAAAGGCAGGCCTGATCCATTTCTCGAAGAAAATCGCACGGAATTCATCGAAAAAATAAAAAAGGAGAGGCCGGATTTTGGAGTTACCTGGGATGCCGATGCTGACAGAGTTTTTTTTGCTACAGGGAGCGGGTTATTTCTCGAAGCGTATTACACAAATGTGCTTCTTATAGAAGAAATGCTCCATAAAAATCCCAAAGCAACAGTTGTGTATGACCCCCGCTATACTTGGGCGCTTGTCGAAACAATAAAAGAATTTGGT
This Candidatus Paceibacterota bacterium DNA region includes the following protein-coding sequences:
- a CDS encoding phosphomannomutase/phosphoglucomutase — its product is MEIKDSIFKAYDIRGIYPTELNEEIMYAIGQAFVEIEKPKTVVVGRDVRISGPSMQKALIQGLLDSGVDVVDIGLISTEEIYFATAYYKYDAGISVTASHNPREYTGMKMVRRGAEPIAGEEITVRLKNKAKELLGKKVSAKKKGKLSTKDIHEDFRKFVLGFIDTKKIKSFKVVANPNFGFQGELVKLVCRDLPITWSFLNGEPDGNFPKGRPDPFLEENRTEFIEKIKKERPDFGVTWDADADRVFFATGSGLFLEAYYTNVLLIEEMLHKNPKATVVYDPRYTWALVETIKEFGGTPLRCRVGHSFIKKAMRESNAVFSGESSGHTYFRDFFFADSGIIPFLLMLEFLSQEKKSLEACILPLIEKYPISGEINLTLKDAKNALFVVQKSYANKGKVEEFDNVIVEKKGEWRFNIRMSNTEPLLRINIEATNKALVEERRSELLSLLKDL